A single region of the Vicia villosa cultivar HV-30 ecotype Madison, WI linkage group LG4, Vvil1.0, whole genome shotgun sequence genome encodes:
- the LOC131599418 gene encoding acidic endochitinase-like, translated as MSSKMHTLILLLVLTISSSFTVKASSSDDAGIAIYWGQNNGDGTLSSTCDTGNYKIVLLAFLNVFGSGRPPSWNFAGHCGDWSPCTKLEPEITYCQQKGIKVLLSLGGAIGPYSLSSPNDAKEVSDYLYANFLSGRLGPLGRVTLDGIDFDIEGGTNLYWDDLARNLDNIRQQNRYFYLSAAPQCFLPDYYLDKAIRTGLFDYIFVQFYNNPPCQFDSARSDATLLLRSWHDWTSLVLPNNTVFLGLPASPSAAPSGGYITPDELITKVLPFIKDTPNYGGVMLWDRFNDVTNDYSNRIKKYVQKSALRFVTQVSEAIAESVSAALNAVLQN; from the coding sequence ATGAGTTCCAAAATGCATACACTCATCCTTTTGTTAGTCTTAACAATATCCTCCTCATTCACTGTCAAAGCATCATCAAGTGATGATGCCGGCATTGCCATCTACTGGGGTCAAAACAATGGAGATGGCACACTGTCATCAACATGTGACACTGGTAACTACAAGATTGTGCTCTTAGCTTTCCTCAATGTCTTTGGATCAGGAAGACCTCCAAGTTGGAACTTTGCCGGTCATTGCGGTGACTGGAGTCCATGCACAAAACTCGAACCCGAAATAACATATTGTCAACAAAAGGGCATCAAAGTTTTACTTTCCCTTGGAGGTGCTATTGGACCCTACTCTCTTAGCTCACCAAATGATGCTAAAGAAGTTAGTGATTATCTCTATGCTAACTTCCTTAGTGGTCGATTGGGTCCACTTGGACGTGTTACCTTAGACGGtattgattttgatattgaaggagGTACAAATCTTTATTGGGATGACCTTGCTAGAAATCTTGACAACATAAGACAACAAAACAGGTACTTTTACTTGTCTGCTGCCCCACAATGTTTTCTACCAGATTACTATCTAGACAAAGCTATCAGAACTGGCttgtttgattatatatttgtTCAATTCTACAACAACCCTCCATGTCAGTTTGATAGTGCGAGATCTGATGCTACATTGCTGTTACGATCATGGCATGATTGGACATCGTTGGTTCTACCAAATAATACTGTTTTCTTGGGATTACCAGCATCACCTAGTGCAGCTCCAAGTGGTGGTTATATAACACCAGACGAACTCATTACTAAGGTTCTTCCTTTCATTAAAGATACTCCAAATTATGGAGGAGTTATGCTTTGGGACAGGTTTAATGATGTTACAAATGATTACAGCAATCGGATAAAAAAGTATGTTCAAAAATCTGCTCTTCGATTTGTGACACAAGTTTCCGAAGCAATAGCCGAATCTGTCTCGGCAGCTTTGAATGCCGTGTTACAGAATTAA